TAGACTTTTTGTTAGATACACCACGAGCGACGTGTCGCAATCGGTAGGAATAATCGCTGTCATGGGCGCCGGCCGCGGCAGGGGGGTGCCgggtggtgcacttgcaccccttgcgaatctcgggatcaacaggaattattgaaataaaaagccgtctgtaactctattaccatgccgtacaaagatagttcgcaatgtttcggcactaaattaATTCTGTTAATAGACAGTCACTGGTGTTTGTAAAAAGTAAacagaaaagaaagaaaactaaaatctgcaccccttggaaattatttctgcccgCGTCCATGATCGCTGTGATATTCAACTGCGGTACTgcctattttaaattttaaatgtttcgCGAAAAAGAAAATAGAACTTTAAAAGTGTAATTGCTACAACTTACGAGCCTCGCAATTTTGGGGGCCTCACATGTCAACATTTTCATACACAGTACTTAATAGTGCCTTAACGATCTACATAATGTCGTATTCACATTTCGATGCCTAACCTTTTTGAACCAATCATACCTAAGCAGTGGCGGTCTAAGGGGGCGGCCATTAGGGCAATCTCCCGGGGCCACGCTCGcgtcaaatttttatttatttatttgtattttctagtAACCTTAGAATTCCTCGTCAAACATAACAAAAACCTACCGAGCAACCAGTCCTACATTCGTATCACATACTTTTCCGTAAGACCAAAGGGCATCGCAAAGATGTGCCGCCCagggcctcgcaatgggtaaggtCGCCACTGTACCTAAGCTCAAAGGCAATTTTACTGGTAAATATAAAAGCagcctaattttatatttaccgACAAAATTGCCTTCTTTGACCGCTGTATTATCGTaggtttaatttataaatagctgGGGCTAAATTTCTTAACCATCTACGTGAATTTTCCATTTAAGGTGTTTGTTTTTAAGGCTTAGTTTAGACAGAGCATTTAAAAAGATTATTATTGGGTATACTACTAGTTATTTACGTATAACTAATAAGTTAATAACTAACTCTATAAAGGCTTCGCTGTGATGGATTTCCCAATGCGCTAAACAGATACCAGCAGGTCTTGTAAAGTTATTCGCTATCAGATTAAGAAATTAGTTTATGATCTATGTACTGCAGGTTTAAAATCTCATATTGATTTCAAGGCTACGGTTTTACGTAGAACGTGCTTAGAATTTCAGCAGAAAATTCTCAAGGTAGCATTCTTTCTTACTTGAAATCATTTGTATTCATAAATATAGatacatttaaaacatttttcaaattgaatatgCGGTTATTTTAGCCTATAATGGACTATTGCAAGcgattacaaaatatgtataaaggtgcataatattcgtctatgatttccCATAGGTAATCGACCTCGAAagtgcataatatttaaatattatagaccTCAATTCATGGTGCACAAGTTTGTTTAAAACAgcaatttcaattttaaattttaaaacgcgCCCTCCGTTTGAAACCTTAAGTTACCTATTTTACCCATAATTGCTGCACCAAGGTTgaagtttaaagttttaaacgTCCAAGCTCTTTATTGCTTAAAATAAATGCAAAGACCAATTTGCCAAGACGACTAATGGATTCGAATTTAATACTGCACAGTGCTTTTTCCATTATACAAAATTACTCGTATTTTAACTAGCTTTGAATATTTATGAGAATTTATAACTTCTATCGTAATATGtcctccttactaataaataactCCAATTATCCAAAAAACGTATGTATAGAGTTATTATAGACACTAGACCATACTAGACAGTATATTTTTACTGTGTTTTTTCCTTGTCTATCAAGTCACTTTTGTTACGTATcggataaaatatgtattacttTAACGTCTTTATACTTTGTGTTAATTCTGCAAGCTTTGCATTAAGATACATAAAATTGTGTTGGAGAATTCAGGCCTAGGAATTACCAGTAACTTAACAACGGGTTTTAtcataaacgagcttttgcccgcggcttcgctcgcgttaagaagtattattatattatacaaactttcatcccctattttaaccccttggaggtagatttgatcaaaatcctttcttagcggatgcctacgtcgtatcatctacctgcatgccaaatttcagcccgatcggtccagtggtttgggctgtgcgttgatagatcaccatgtcagtcagtcacctttgagttttatatatatagaagactAGAGGGAGAACCCAATTCATTGAATTACATTGACCTGCCAAGATTAATAATAGAAGGTAACCATTACCCTCAAAACAGTAAATAGAAATGTGTCCCCGAACATAAAGACCACCCCAAGTGTACATTAAGTTACCATttcacttaaatatttactgcctAAAAGTTATATACGTTGCCCAAAAACGACTTCGGATCCCGGGGgaaattttatttctttcacatattttattttcgacCGACTTCTTTTATATTGTTCAATGTTCATGAGCAACGATCGATCGCCGAGGGCTATAAGGGAATTGTTTGATGTTTTATTCTTAACTTAGATACTGAATGATCGATATGATCTAACATTACAAACGAGTAACGACTAGACGTTACCCCGCAATTTAGTTTCCGAAATTGCTTTAAcgcatttttttaaaagataaaaagtGTCTTATGTCCTTACCCAACGTtgaaagtatcttcataccctTCGCAATCAGCTCAGTGGTTTGGGTGTAAAGAGGTAATATGCAGACACATTTCGCATTTACGATATTAGTGCGGATAATAGACCATCAAAGTTTCATCGATGACCTGTGTTATTTACACAGCAAAGAGATCAATATTTTGTGCTAAGTTCTATTCAGTGTCAATACATTTAGATGATGATGAAGATCTGGATAATACCAGGAGATAATAAATAGGGCGAATTAAGGCTTCGCTTTGTATCGGTCGTTAGTGCCGTGAAGGAAATAACTTGTTGCGTACAAGGAGATCCAATTACAGAGATCCGTTTCAAGTTCTATCGGCGATTGAAGAATCGTTATCACACTTATTTAGTTTAAAGACACGCTTTTCCTAAGATTTTCTATAGACACTTTATATTTGGtctaaaaatatctttaaaaccATATTTTGAACAGGGAAGAGTGATTACGATGATGtgattttaaagttaaaacttaaaattcgtataaattttaataatctcTACTTCATTAAATCACTTTGAGCATACCTAAAATAATCACGGCCAGTTTACTCATATAGCTCTTGTAGCACGTACTACGGGCCTTGCCCTCCAATGTTTAGTTTTTCTGATCGGCATCGGCAACTGCCTCAGGAATCAGGGCATCAAAATGTTTTCATACATTGAAGTTTTTACTGGGTTTATTTCGTGTTAAATTTCGTCTCAAGGATCGAAATTAATACTATAATGCGGCCAAGAATATGCTTCGGACTCTGCCTACTGGTAGTAGGCTGATTGCAAGTTAAAGAACACCAGCTAACCATATCATTTGTTGCAGCAAAATGAAGCACTTCCTTCATCGCTGCGACCGCGCGATGATCTACATCTTTATAGCCAGCTCCTACTTCCCCTGGCTGACCGTGGGCACCTTATCCTGCTGGATGCTCCGTGAGCTCCGCTGGGCGATCTGGCTGCTGGCCGTCCTCGGCATCACCTACCAGCAGATCTTCCACGAGCGGTACAAAATGCTCGAGCTGCTGCTGTACCTCACCATGGGACTGGGCCCCGCTGTGATCATTTTCACGTCAAATGTATGTATTGCTGTGTGCTACATTGCTTATACTCTTCATTCTACATTGCTTATGCTCTTGTTTGTGTGTAACTTAACTTGGCTTGTTTGTTTTCGTTTGCTATCGAATTGTGTTGTCACATCATCAGCAttcttttattaaatattgcTCTGTTATGTTTATCATACTAACCCAAGTTTTATGTAGGAAAGCATTTCTTACATAAAACTTGGGTATTTCTTGGCTATCACGCTGTATCATGATATATTTACTAGATGAAAATGTaccttttatttcttttaaaactattctcgatatttaaaaaatgcattCTCAAATGCTTATAAACGATTAAAACAAGAAGGTTCGCCATTTAAAAAGCAATTTATCAACGTCGTGACTCGTGGTTCGCGTGAGCTCTGACATTATTAACTAGGCATCTACGTACTTACTGGCTATTATAGGAGGTCCCTAGACACATGCTCGTGTCAGGCTTAACTGGTACAGAATTAACCAATAAACTACGTCCATTGGGGCTTTGTGCAAATTCCGTCTTCTATTCAGCTCTATAAAGGGGTGTAGTTGAATAACAATTTATATTGGACACTAGATGTTGCGCAAAAATTAGTAACTATGCACTATTAGTGGTACTTGTTACGCTGACGAAAATTATCCTATTTCCATTTTCCTATAGCAAGGTTCAAAATATCTAAATCGGTTTTTAACGTAATGATGTATCAGCCAAACATATCACCATGGGCGTAGTACCGAGGGGgggaatttttgccatttgtttgcaatacaatatttttacaactaaaaattattaattttttattctttataaacacctagcttatgaaaaatctgatttgccccccctggcccagaacctgaataatttgcccccccccccctacgtTACCTATAAGGTAAAAAAATGCTGTTTTTACCTTATAGGTAACGGTCATCACAGCATCACTTAGTTTACCTAACTCCTAGCCGATTCGAACTAGCAACCTAATATAATAGCTAGGTAGAATGAACCATAATTATAACCGTCAACCAACCACTACAACCGATCGTCATTATGATATTACATACAACGGAAATTCTAATTGTTTTATGAATGGTACAAAACCCTGAACATGTTTTGTATGCAttcataaagttattttaaaattattgactaacattaatccatacttccatatttagtataatactataaatgcgaaagtgtgtttgtctgtctgactgtctgttacctcttcacactcaatccgataaaccgattttaatgaaattgtgtatagagatactttgagtcccaggaaagaacataggatagttttttatcccggaaaagtgtacagTTCACGCGcaataatcgaattttggcacaacggagttgcgggcgacatactcgtataatatgtattataaattataatagtttgtaAAAGTGTAGATGATTCACTTCCAAATTAACGCGAATAGACTTTTTGCTATCAGAACTTTTTCTCACAGCCAGAGATAAAATTTTGGGGACGGTTGCCATGTATGATAATGtgatccatacttccatactaaaataatgtaaaagtacatctgttacctcttcaagtttTGGAACCAGCAAAATATGTATGGTTTCCGCAAGAAAAAAATACCTACTCGaagtaacatattttaatacggAATAGAATTGGATTAGCCCATCTAAGTATaaccacaaaatatatattagtagtaccaatcaTAACTTAAAGATCCTCAAGCTCAGTACGAGGAGTACGTTTCACCCTTTCCCTTTGCTGTTTTTAAAGCGACCTTTGAAGGCTTTGACATACTTTCATAAATAAACCACTTAGCTAAAAGCATTTAGCGTAGAAGAGGTCGGTACTCGGTAAAATATTGTTGTACGACGCCTTATGTTACACggtttaaaaatatacataaaatgttATCCAAAATTTTGTTacggtttaaaataaaatattttttatccggCTCAAAGGTCACTTGCATGTATAtggcatattattttatcattgcCCGAAGGACTCAATGCCCAAAGGGCAAAGACGCCGTTTTTCGATACTGTATTTAGATTAAGACATTGGCGTAATTCTATATTAGCATTATAAGGGGCACCGAGTTACTGGGGCcccgaaaatatttatttgagcCGAGGCCCCAAAAAAATTAATTCCCCTAATTAATATGAATGAGCCACTGAATTATAAGGCTCATGTTTTGTGTACTCACAAAACATTGTAATTGATCAGGCTGTCACTTGTGAAGTAACTTGTTGCTATAAAGAAACAAAATTCTTTATAGCCAATtagtcgataaaaatatatgccatacatcatgattcatgagtcatgacattaaaggattggacaccggtgtcgggacacattgtataattggCATGCcactttattttgttgtaatttcAAACTTTTAGATGTCGAAATATCCCTTTCTTATCATTCATATGAATTCCCATTTGTGTAATGCACGTATTTGTTATCTGTAACTCCTGTATTGGACTAATTGAGGTCACAACACCGATGGTTGCGCAACCTGCCCAACCACGCAACCATAGTATTAAGGTAAGACCGcactacgcggcagcgacgcgacacgacacttcacgttccataGAGCTAGGTTTTTCTATTTTAGGGGTATGAAATCGTATCATGAGGTACGCGACACAAAACGTCAGTTCTAGTGAAGTGTCGCGTGGTgtcgcttagtgcggtctcgcctttATAAGCACGTGCTTTGGTCAAATTGCAAACACGCGCTAGGGACGTGACCTTATCATTTTTGCTTTAACAAGCGACGAAACTGAGATACATAATTTAGTATGAAGATGAGTTTGTACTACTActactctaagggcctgtttcaccatttcctgataagtgacgaataggctatccaccaattaacttgacaaatcaagtatggagaatctgtcaaaaaatttgtgaatctcactttatcagaaagtggtataaatatttttggtgaaacaggccctaaaactaGTAGTAAAATTTTGATGCATTCTTCGAATATATGAGATATGATTGGTTCTAATTAGAAATGgttcttactgccgcactcagagacgaatattaattacttaatgtaattaaatgaagatttttttcaataagtGATAAGCCCCGTACATTATCAAACTGTTCAGTCTCTGAGTGTACCCGTTAGATAGGTTTTATTGCTAAGGAAATTTTTTCCCTATTTATATCGTTACATATCTATTTTGTTAAgtaatttttgttataaattttccagttaaagataaaaaaaatatcggtAAGTACCGGAAatgcaattattttttgtgatttgtatagacCAGCGCGCCAGCCGCCAACGCGCAGTGTCATGAATTTTCCTAtaagtacaaaagtaaaaaaaatattctctcagcgccgctactttcacagcgaactctatttAGGGGATTCACAcaccctaatgtattatcactttgttttgataAAACCTGTTTAAAGAAAATAGTAAATATTGAAAACATTACGTCGTTAACGTTAACTTCTATATTCGTTTGCGCACAATGTGATGTAATTATGAGTTGCTGAGACTTGTATGGAGAAAATTTCCCTACGAAAGATGTGGGGAAATGTTCTCTTATGACATTGCGTAAAACATGTTTTACCAGACTCAACATCAGTTTGCAAAGCCACTAtcagataaaattaatatttatgacaTCTATAATTCCGTACTAtgataaatacgaaagtgtttCTTCTTCTCTACCTCATCACGTTCAAACGACTGAACTGACTTGAATGTTTTGTATGGACATTCTCTAAGTCCCAGTAAAGACATACCATAATTTATAGTcatggaaaatgtacggtcccgcgcgataaattcaGTTGTGGCACGCCTCCATAGTTAGATTACTTTGTTATCCTTAGTCCTTACAAGTGCCCAATAGGCAATACACCTGCCATGTTAAGTGACACGTGCCCGTCTTAATTAATGAAGCCTTAGAATTGTATTGCACCCCTTGAGAATTGCCAATGCTATTCGATTTCATCATCTTAATACTCATAACTCGATAGAGATACGCTTACCATTTACTAACACTACTCAGTAGACAGTAGGTACACAAAGTTTTGGAgggttttaataaatttagctAATCAAAAGTCCTGTAGAAAACCTCAGAAACCGGCCAATAAAAAGTCTACCGTGTACGGTCATGCATATCAATTTCAAAATGGCGGCGGCGGTGATCTAAAACTATTTGCATTTTAAACGCAAGCTATTCGAACGAACTCGCCCGTAATTGTTTCTTATTGGCTGATCACATTTGGATTTTCGACCAGCCGACCAAAGCTTTTCCACAACCGTTTTTAAATACCTACGACTGGTTTTTGTGATTTCGAAAAAAAAGTTTCTACCAGGGGCGGATTAAGATGCTATAGGGGcccatattaaaattttaaatatttaaataaataataattgatttaacGTCTACAAAGTTCTGGTCTGGCTTAGAAATATTACCTATTccgcaaaatatattaaatattatattttttttactaaagaatttaatataaaattactttctacgactagtaatttataactttaataaagtaataatatttcatgtCATGATGGAATTCCATCCTTCAACAACGAATAGGGTTGCCTTGATCCgaataatatacatacttacttaaattggTTGTGATTAATTAATGCGACATATTATGCCCGTATTCGCGATACGTTATTATTAGACGGTAGGCCACTCGCTGAATCCAACTTAATATCCAAGTCATATACATCAAGAATTGGTTTATGGACATAATTTTGCGGACAGTTAGTAGCACCGTGCACGTGTTTGGCCagttttattgtaatttgatgaaaatatatttgagcaacaattttataatatttcgttATCTTAATCAGATATTGTCTTCAAATCAACGGCCTCGGTAAATTTTCCAATTGCTGTCAAGGAATGACGTTATTTGTTTACTTGATTTTTGGTTATTTTATACCATGTAATGTAAcacatttaaatatacttattatgtaaataatgtcGTAACAATAAATGCATACATTAATTTCCTTACTAAGTTCATACAATGCATTTCCACTTCACGTGAACTTGGCCTACATCACGCTTCCGCACTCTTCAACCCTTTGAAACACGCTTGGTATTTgtgtaaaatgtttatttttatagctTATTCTACTTTTGTATGTCAGAAAttgctttagagtttaggttTATTTAAGACATAGCCATAGCCCATACTCCTAACAATTCGATGGATTAACCGGGAATGTAATTAATTGCTAAGTTTTTTCCACAATTTGTCCCTCAAGGGTAAAGTATTCTTTATACAAATGCAAGTATTAATAttctcgtgagtcgtgaccaaATCCACGCTGAGTAGGGACAGTGCTAATTAATTTACTTAGATGACATGCCGACGTTTGGGCAAGCGACTCTGGAATACGAAATTAACTCTGCCATTCGCAAATTCTGTTAATTTGACCGTTGTCCATTTTGTTACAGCACGAGTTCCCAGCGATGCAGGATCTGAAATTGGGCGGGATGTTGTATCTGATTGGCGTGTTCTTTTTCAAGTCGGACGGTAGAATACCCTTCGCGCACGCCATATGGCACATGTTCGTCGCTTGGGCGGCTAGCGTGCACTACCTAGCTATACTCCAACACCTCTTCCCAGACCTGAAATCTCAATGAAGACTGCCCCACCGATGCTCTCTCTATTTTTATAACTCGTTAGACTGGCCAAATGTCAGATGTCAATTGGTAACTTGCATTGATAGTCTGGACGCGAGCGTTATTGATGTTAGTTTCGTAGTTTTCTACACGACTGCGAACGTGGTTTATTTTCTTACTGATTTTAACTTTCGTAATATTAGCACTTTCTAGTCTTCACATTGATGTTAGGAAATAGGAAGTAGTGTAGAtgatagattttattttttgtattaaagtTCCATTTAGACGGTTCTTCCTTAGAGTTTTCCAAAACACGTGTATGATAAGCGGGCGTTTCATTGGGCGTAGGAAACATCTACTGAGTCTGTTTATgcgataaaaatatacattcctTATAATGCTACAACAAACAACAAACAGCTTTCTGTAATGTAATTATATTTATCTTTTTACGTCGACCTTCTGAAAAACTAAGATAGGGTGAtctaataaaaagataataGGATTATTTTGTGATTCTTTAAGCCTATTTAAACTTCGCGTATGGGTATATGATTAATGACAAATTGAGACAACTATGTGATTAATAATAGCTGGTTAGGGCTGTACTGCTGTAGTGGGGTTTTGGTGGTTTTGATTCGGAGGACTGTTTGTGAAATTCGAGCCCAATTGAAGGCCCTTGTTGAACTCCTACCCACGTAGGGATGAATAATGAACCGCGTTCGCAGTATCACAACgtataattgtatattttgtaaaatattgttaaatctcATTGTTGTAGTACGTATTCGTAACTTTGAATCTCGAGACCAATCCAAACCCTTTTTTAGATAATTTAAATGTGTACTAGGGTTTTTAGAAACATTTATAATCTTATCTATACctatattaaatagtttttcaGCGAAGTATTTTATACAACTACATGTGAATTTTTCCGTAGAATTAGTTCCTTATACATGTGTCTAGTTTT
This genomic window from Aricia agestis chromosome 17, ilAriAges1.1, whole genome shotgun sequence contains:
- the LOC121735615 gene encoding monocyte to macrophage differentiation factor, coding for MGDVLSFFSAIIMKFKSKFNQSKVYFHYEVPWEKLKGVKWMNERASANKAYVPTTVENVANVCTHALCVAPASYGARELLTRSINAPQAIAAVVYGLALCLLFAVSTTFHSVCCCKAETKMKHFLHRCDRAMIYIFIASSYFPWLTVGTLSCWMLRELRWAIWLLAVLGITYQQIFHERYKMLELLLYLTMGLGPAVIIFTSNHEFPAMQDLKLGGMLYLIGVFFFKSDGRIPFAHAIWHMFVAWAASVHYLAILQHLFPDLKSQ